A genomic stretch from Telopea speciosissima isolate NSW1024214 ecotype Mountain lineage chromosome 7, Tspe_v1, whole genome shotgun sequence includes:
- the LOC122669194 gene encoding uncharacterized protein LOC122669194 encodes MPDLRRGFSDNYSYSTDYSIRARRTAQNYQNYGYFDGGGIEFRAITEGEDESGPPSPTLWNTSPSRIPEAEASLLHHNSLSPTSRRLAIARGRREIMEMIRNIPESSYELSLQDLVEKPYVQASVDKKTSSDPKIQSERPKRKKSQERNKRPIGRSVSMETAEPVLLKMFFPSSLGLKKKSLSMGTDSKIPPKSPKLETQQKDVDKEWWKKRYSFSGDSHTGVTKSNNNGSTGSSGSSSSGGSRRRSKIGRLAHCWSCFQTKDKTL; translated from the exons ATGCCTGATCTCCGACGTGGGTTCTCCGATAACTATAGCTATTCAACGGATTACAGCATCCGGGCTCGAAGAACAGCTCAAAACTACCAGAATTATGGGTATTTTGATGGAGGTGGGATTGAATTTAGAGCAATTacagaaggagaagatgaatcTGGACCACCATCACCAACACTATGGAACACAAGCCCGTCTAGAATTCCTGAAGCAGAGGCTTCACTTCTCCACCACAACAGTCTTTCTCCGACATCTCGGAGACTTGCAATCGCCCGAGGCCGAAGGGAGATCATGGAGATGATTCGAAACATTCCAGAATCTTCTTATGAGCTCTCCTTGCAAGACCTTGTGGAGAAGCCATATGTGCAGGCTAGTGTAGATAAGAAGACTAGTAGTGATCCAAAGATACAGAGTGAGAGaccaaagaggaagaagagtcaGGAAAGAAATAAGAGGCCGATTGGGAGAAGTGTGAGCATGGAAACTGCTGAACCTGTCCTGCTTAAGATGTTCTTCCCATCTTctttggggttgaagaagaagagcttgTCAATGGGTACAGATTCTAAAATCCCACCCAAGTCTCCAAAGTTGGAGACACAACAGAAAGATGTAGATAAAGAGTGGTGGAAAAAACGGTACTCATTTTCAGGGGACAGTCATACCGGTGTAACAAAAAGCAATAACAATGGAAGCACTGGTAGCAGTGGAAGCAGCAGCAGTGGaggcagcagaagaagaag CAAAATTGGTCGGTTAGCTCATTGCTGGTCTTGCTTCCAAACCAAAGACAAGACCTTATGA